The proteins below are encoded in one region of Erinaceus europaeus chromosome 15, mEriEur2.1, whole genome shotgun sequence:
- the DSEL gene encoding dermatan-sulfate epimerase-like protein, whose product MAVMFTGHFLVLTLVLFAFSTFEESVSNYSDWAIFTDDLDQYKTQKVQELRPNPKPKKSMPHPSLYFDTGEIHLLRHKSRTSHLHLFRAIRSAVTAMLSNPTYYLPPPKHEDFTAKWNEIYGNNLPPLALYCLLCPEDKVALDFILEYMDRMASYRDWLVENAPGDEVPMGHSLTGFATAFDFLYSLLDDHRRQRYLEKIWVITEEMYEYSKVRSWGKQLLHNHQATNMMALLTGALVAGVDKGPKVQTWKQVAVDVMEKTMFLLNHVVDGSLDEGVAYGSYTAKSVTQYVFLAQRHFNINNLDNHWLKMHFWFYYATLLPGFQRTVGIADSNYNWFYGPESQLVFLDKFVLKNGAGNWLAQQIRKHRPKDGPMVPSTAQRWSTLHTEYIWYDPQLVPQPPADYGPPRMHVFPNWGVVTYGAGLPNTQANTFVSFKSGKLGGRAVYDIVHFQPYSWIDGWRSFNPGHEHPDQNSFTFAPNGQVFVSEALYGPKLSHLNNVLVFAPSPTSQCNQPWEGQLGECAQWLKWTGEEVGDAAGEVVTASQLGEMMFVSGEAVSAYSSALKLRSVYRALLLLNSQTLLVVDHVERQSDSPVKSLSAFFHNLDIDFKYIPYKFMNRYHGAMMDVWDAHYKMFWFDHRGNSPAASIQEAEQAAEFKKRWTQYVNVTFPMDSTITRVAYVFYGPYVNVSSCRFIDNSNSGLQISLNVNNTEHVVSMVTDYLHLKARFNYLGFGGFASVADQGQITRFGLGTQAVMQPLRRERVIFPFGFKFNIAVGLILCVSLVILTFQWRFYLSFRKLMRWILVLVIALWFVELLDVWSTCTQPICAKWARSTEAEADTGALPSGTHLPDVVITSLPGSGAEILKQLFFNSSDFLYIRVPTAYIEIPETELEIDTVVDACEWRAEDVPGVRFRLLRGWLQSLVRDTKLHLQNIHLHEPSRGRLAQYLMTNKDKKRKLKRRESLPEQRSRMKGTFDRDAEYIRALRRHLAIYPSARPVLSLSSGSWTLKLHLFQEVLGASMRALYVVRDPRAWIYSMLYSSKPSLYSLKNVPEHLGRMFTRNGGKGRCHLNVAYASEYESLRKELTQPDAHAVSLLSHLWLANTAAALRINSALLPANYQLIKFEDLVQLAQSTTERIFAFLGIPLSPASLNQILFATSTNLFYLPYEGEISPSSMHIWKQNLPREEIKLIESICWPLMDRLGYPKLMD is encoded by the coding sequence ATGGCGGTAATGTTTACAGGACATTTCCTAGTCTTAACCTTAGTGCTGTTCGCTTTCTCGACCTTTGAGGAATCTGTGAGCAATTACTCAGATTGGGCCATTTTCACCGATGACCTTGATCAGTACAAGACCCAGAAAGTGCAAGAGCTCAGGCCCAACCCAAAGCCGAAGAAAAGCATGCCCCACCCCAGTTTGTACTTCGACACTGGAGAAATCCACCTACTGAGACACAAGTCTCGCACAAGCCATCTGCATCTTTTTAGAGCGATCAGAAGTGCAGTGACGGCCATGCTGTCCAACCCTACCTACTACCTACCTCCACCCAAGCACGAGGACTTCACTGCCAAGTGGAATGAAATCTATGGGAACAATCTGCCTCCTTTAGCGTTGTACTGTTTGCTGTGCCCAGAAGATAAAGTTGCCTTGGACTTCATCTTGGAGTACATGGACAGGATGGCCAGCTACAGAGACTGGCTGGTGGAGAACGCACCGGGGGATGAGGTCCCCATGGGTCACTCTCTAACAGGCTTTGCTACCGCCTTTGACTTTTTATATAGCTTGTTAGATGATCatcggagacagagatacctggagAAAATCTGGGTCATCACGGAGGAAATGTACGAGTATTCCAAGGTCCGCTCCTGGGGCAAACAACTTCTCCATAACCATCAAGCAACGAATATGATGGCACTACTCACTGGGGCCTTGGTGGCTGGGGTTGATAAAGGACCCAAAGTCCAAACATGGAAGCAGGTCGCGGTGGATGTGATGGAAAAGACCATGTTTCTGCTGAACCACGTCGTGGATGGTTCTCTGGATGAAGGTGTGGCCTACGGGAGCTACACAGCCAAATCCGTCACGCAGTACGTTTTCCTCGCCCAGCGCCATTTTAACATCAACAACTTGGATAACCACTGGTTGAAGATGCACTTTTGGTTCTACTATGCCACTCTGCTCCCCGGCTTTCAAAGAACCGTGGGGATCGCCGATTCCAATTACAACTGGTTTTATGGTCCTGAGAGCCAGTTAGTCTTCTTGGATAAGTTTGTCTTGAAGAATGGAGCTGGGAATTGGCTAGCCCAGCAGATCCGAAAGCACCGGCCTAAAGATGGGCCCATGGTCCCTTCCACAGCTCAGAGGTGGAGCACGCTTCACACCGAATATATCTGGTACGACCCCCAGCTGGTGCCGCAGCCCCCGGCTGACTATGGCCCTCCACGTATGCATGTGTTCCCCAACTGGGGCGTGGTCACCTATGGGGCTGGCTTGCCGAATACACAGGCCAACACCTTTGTGTCCTTCAAATCGGGGAAGCTGGGAGGCCGAGCTGTGTATGACATAGTTCACTTCCAGCCCTACTCCTGGATCGACGGGTGGAGGAGCTTCAACCCAGGACATGAACATCCAGATCAGAACTCCTTCACTTTCGCGCCCAATGGGCAAGTATTTGTGTCTGAAGCCCTCTATGGCCCCAAGTTGAGCCACCTTAACAATGTGCTGGTCTTTGCGCCTTCCCCCACCAGCCAGTGCAACCAGCCCTGGGAAGGGCAGCTGGGAGAGTGCGCTCAGTGGCTCAAGTGGACCGGGGAAGAGGTGGGTGATGCCGCAGGGGAGGTGGTGACGGCCTCTCAgcttggggagatgatgtttgTGAGCGGGGAAGCGGTGTCTGCTTACTCTTCAGCCCTGAAGCTGAGGAGTGTATACCGTGCCTTGCTTCTCTTGAATTCCCAGACGCTGCTGGTCGTAGACCATGTGGAGAGGCAGAGTGACTCGCCTGTGAAATCTCTCAGTGCCTTCTTTCATAACCTGGATATCGATTTTAAGTACATCCCCTATAAGTTCATGAACAGGTACCACGGCGCCATGATGGACGTGTGGGATGCGCACTACAAAATGTTCTGGTTCGACCATCGAGGCAACAGCCCTGCGGCCAGCATCCAGGAAGCAGAGCAGGCGGCTGAATTCAAGAAGCGCTGGACTCAGTATGTGAATGTCACCTTCCCCATGGACTCCACCATCACCAGAGTGGCCTATGTCTTCTACGGGCCGTATGTCAATGTCTCCAGCTGCCGCTTTATCGACAATTCCAACTCGGGACTTCAGATTTCCCTCAACGTCAATAACACTGAGCACGTGGTATCCATGGTCACTGACTACCTTCACCTCAAGGCGAGATTCAACTACCTGGGCTTCGGTGGCTTTGCCAGTGTGGCCGATCAGGGCCAGATCACCCGCTTTGGTTTGGGCACCCAAGCCGTGATGCAGCCCCTTCGCCGTGAGCGAGTGATCTTCCCCTTTGGATTTAAATTTAATATCGCGGTCGGGCTGATCTTGTGCGTCAGCTTGGTGATTTTGACCTTCCAGTGGCGGTTCTACCTTTCCTTCCGCAAGCTGATGCGTTGGATCCTCGTCCTTGTCATCGCCCTGTGGTTTGTGGAGCTGCTGGACGTCTGGAGCACGTGCACCCAACCCATCTGCGCCAAGTGGGCAAGGTCCACGGAGGCCGAGGCCGACACCGGAGCCCTGCCTTCAGGGACCCACCTCCCCGATGTGGTCATCACCTCCCTTCCTGGGTCAGGAGCTGAAATCCTCAAACAGCTTTTCTTCAACAGCAGCGATTTCCTCTACATCAGGGTCCCCACGGCCTACATTGAGATCCCTGAAACAGAGCTTGAGATCGACACGGTGGTGGACGCCTGTGAGTGGAGAGCTGAGGACGTCCCCGGGGTGCGTTTCCGTTTGCTCCGAGGCTGGCTTCAATCCTTGGTCCGGGACACGAAGCTCCACTTGCAAAACATCCATCTGCACGAGCCCAGCCGGGGAAGACTGGCTCAGTATTTGATGACcaataaagacaagaaaagaaaactgaagagGAGAGAGTCTTTGCCAGAACAAAGAAGTCGGATGAAGGGCACCTTTGATAGGGACGCTGAGTACATTAGGGCTCTGAGGAGACACCTGGCCATCTACCCGAGTGCCAGGCCTGTGCTCAGCTTAAGCAGTGGGAGCTGGACCTTGAAGCTTCATCTCTTCCAAGAAGTTTTAGGAGCTTCTATGAGAGCACTGTATGTGGTCAGGGACCCCCGGGCATGGATTTATTCCATGCTGTACAGCAGCAAGCCCAGTCTTTACTCTTTGAAAAATGTCCCTGAGCACTTAGGTAGAATGTTTACCAGAAATGGAGGGAAAGGCAGATGTCACTTAAATGTAGCCTATGCTTCAGAATATGAGTCATTGAGGAAGGAATTAACCCAACCTGACGcccatgctgtctctctcttgtctcatCTATGGCTGGCAAACACCGCTGCAGCCCTGAGAATCAACTCAGCCCTGTTGCCTGCCAATTACCAACTGATCAAGTTTGAAGACCTTGTGCAATTGGCTCAGAGTACCACTGAAAGGATTTTTGCCTTCCTGGGAATCCCCTTGTCTCCTGCTAGTTTAAACCAAATATTGTTTGCCACCTCCACGAACCTCTTCTACCTACCCTATGAAGGGGAGATCTCACCCTCCAGTATGCACATCTGGAAACAGAACTTGCCCCGAGAGGAAATTAAACTGATTGAAAGCATCTGCTGGCCCCTGATGGACCGGCTAGGATATCCAAAGTTGATGGACTAA